A window of the Natronomonas salina genome harbors these coding sequences:
- a CDS encoding PAS domain S-box protein: MTNPADEGPADGDANGDGNAVSGEVADPDPNPDGDHDQQFRALIQAVEEYAIFRLDPDGTVASWNLGAERIKGYSASEIVGRNFSTFYTEADRAADVPERNLAAALQQGAVEDEGWRVRKDGSRFWANVTITAIRDDDGDLEGFAKVTRDMTDRKRAREEHQLHMKVSQSVAEAASLEAGLQAALDEVCGWTDWVVGQAWAPTDDGAVERLPVSYVQRDEFVPFEAASREFTFRAGEGLPGQVLESGEPVWFPDVTAVSEDVFPRSRLATETDLKAALGVPVVHDGELAVVLEFYMAEQREVDEHLVEVVTSIAADLGSLVARKQVEDELDRQRELLAEMMAAAPVGISVETPDGDIERINARARALHGIPADADHVEATDRTYYDEDGDEIPMDARPCAQVTRTGEPVHDWTARVDVSDGGRKWVRVDAAPIVGEDGDLDRVVIVEEDVSELREEYRAITEAINDVIVTIDEDSVVRSVNPAVEDMFGYAPEDLIGESLTALMPDGYADQHRAAISRYLETGERHIDWDYVELPGERADGAEVPLAVSFSEIEYRGDHFFTGVLRDISERKAYQRQLETSNERLEQFAYAASHDLQEPLRMVSSYLQLLERRYGDDLDAEAEEFIDYAVDGAERMRDMIDGLLEYSRVETRGDSFEPVDLDAILADVRQDLELRIRETDAEITAEALPTVQGDRDQLRQVFQNLLKNAIEYSGDAPPEIRVDAERSGEEWVVSVADEGVGIDPDDQERIFEVFQRLHSHEDHAGTGIGLALCERIVERHGGDIWVESAPGEGATFYVTLPAADEA; the protein is encoded by the coding sequence ATGACGAACCCGGCCGACGAGGGCCCGGCCGACGGGGACGCCAACGGCGACGGTAACGCCGTCTCCGGCGAGGTGGCCGACCCTGACCCCAACCCCGACGGCGACCACGACCAGCAGTTCCGCGCCCTCATCCAGGCCGTCGAGGAGTACGCCATCTTCCGGCTGGACCCCGACGGGACCGTCGCGAGCTGGAACCTCGGGGCCGAGCGCATCAAGGGCTACTCGGCCTCGGAGATCGTCGGCCGGAACTTCTCGACGTTCTACACGGAGGCCGACCGCGCCGCCGACGTCCCCGAGCGGAACCTCGCGGCGGCCCTCCAGCAGGGCGCCGTCGAGGACGAGGGCTGGCGCGTCCGGAAGGACGGCTCCCGGTTCTGGGCGAACGTGACCATCACGGCCATCCGGGACGACGACGGCGACCTCGAGGGGTTCGCGAAGGTCACCCGCGACATGACCGACCGGAAGCGCGCCCGCGAGGAGCACCAGCTCCACATGAAGGTGAGCCAGTCCGTCGCGGAGGCGGCGTCGCTGGAGGCCGGCCTGCAGGCGGCCCTCGACGAGGTCTGCGGCTGGACCGACTGGGTGGTCGGCCAGGCGTGGGCGCCGACCGACGACGGCGCCGTCGAGCGGCTCCCGGTGTCGTACGTCCAGCGCGACGAGTTCGTCCCCTTCGAGGCGGCCTCCCGGGAGTTCACCTTCCGCGCCGGCGAGGGGCTCCCGGGGCAGGTACTCGAATCCGGCGAGCCGGTCTGGTTCCCGGACGTCACCGCGGTCTCCGAGGACGTCTTCCCCCGCTCGAGGCTGGCGACCGAGACCGATTTGAAGGCGGCGCTGGGTGTCCCGGTCGTCCACGATGGTGAACTCGCCGTCGTCCTCGAGTTCTACATGGCCGAACAGCGGGAGGTCGACGAGCACCTGGTGGAGGTCGTCACCTCCATCGCGGCGGACCTCGGGAGCCTGGTCGCCAGGAAGCAGGTCGAAGACGAGCTCGACCGGCAGCGCGAGCTGCTCGCGGAGATGATGGCGGCCGCACCGGTCGGCATCTCCGTCGAGACGCCCGACGGCGACATCGAACGGATCAACGCGCGTGCGAGGGCGCTCCACGGCATCCCGGCGGACGCCGACCACGTCGAAGCCACCGACCGGACGTACTACGACGAGGACGGCGACGAGATACCGATGGACGCCCGTCCCTGCGCGCAGGTGACGCGGACCGGCGAGCCCGTCCACGACTGGACGGCCCGGGTCGACGTCTCGGACGGCGGCCGGAAGTGGGTCCGGGTCGACGCCGCGCCGATCGTCGGCGAGGACGGCGACCTCGACCGGGTCGTGATCGTCGAGGAGGACGTCAGCGAACTCCGGGAGGAGTACCGGGCGATCACGGAGGCGATCAACGACGTCATCGTCACCATCGACGAGGACAGCGTCGTCCGGTCGGTGAACCCGGCCGTCGAGGACATGTTCGGGTACGCCCCGGAGGACCTGATCGGCGAGTCGCTGACCGCGCTGATGCCGGACGGGTACGCCGACCAGCACCGGGCCGCCATCTCGCGGTACCTCGAGACCGGCGAGCGGCACATCGACTGGGACTACGTCGAGTTGCCGGGCGAGCGCGCCGACGGCGCCGAGGTGCCGCTGGCCGTCTCCTTCAGCGAGATCGAGTACCGCGGCGACCACTTCTTCACCGGCGTGCTCCGCGACATCTCCGAGCGGAAGGCCTACCAGCGGCAGCTCGAGACGTCCAACGAGCGCCTCGAGCAGTTCGCCTACGCGGCCTCCCACGACCTCCAGGAGCCGCTCCGGATGGTCTCGAGCTACCTCCAGTTGCTCGAGCGGCGGTACGGCGACGACCTCGACGCCGAGGCCGAGGAGTTCATCGACTACGCCGTCGACGGCGCCGAGCGGATGCGCGACATGATCGACGGCCTCTTGGAATACTCCCGGGTGGAGACCCGCGGCGATTCCTTCGAGCCCGTCGACCTCGACGCCATCCTCGCGGACGTCCGGCAGGACCTGGAGCTGCGCATCCGGGAGACCGACGCCGAGATCACCGCCGAGGCCCTCCCGACGGTCCAGGGAGACCGCGACCAGCTCCGGCAGGTGTTCCAGAACCTGCTGAAGAACGCTATCGAGTACAGCGGCGACGCACCGCCGGAGATCCGCGTCGACGCCGAGCGGTCCGGCGAGGAGTGGGTCGTCTCGGTCGCCGACGAGGGCGTCGGCATCGACCCCGACGACCAGGAGCGGATCTTCGAGGTGTTCCAGCGGCTCCACTCCCACGAGGACCACGCCGGGACCGGCATCGGGCTGGCGCTCTGCGAGCGCATCGTCGAGCGCCACGGCGGCGACATCTGGGTCGAATCGGCGCCTGGCGAGGGGGCGACCTTCTACGTCACGCTCCCAGCCGCCGACGAGGCCTGA
- a CDS encoding four-helix bundle copper-binding protein translates to MALQQIDPVSENDEMAECIDNCFEAAQACEWCATACIREGDEDMARCIELCRDVADTTTLHARMMARDSDYSSDLAETCAELCEACADECEQHDADHCQTCADVVRECAETCRDMASA, encoded by the coding sequence ATGGCTCTACAGCAGATCGACCCCGTCAGCGAGAACGACGAGATGGCCGAGTGCATCGACAACTGCTTCGAGGCGGCCCAGGCCTGCGAGTGGTGTGCGACGGCCTGCATCCGCGAAGGCGACGAGGACATGGCCCGCTGTATCGAACTGTGTCGGGACGTCGCCGACACCACCACCCTGCACGCTCGGATGATGGCGCGGGACTCCGACTACAGTTCCGACCTCGCCGAGACCTGTGCGGAACTCTGCGAGGCCTGCGCCGACGAGTGCGAACAGCACGACGCCGACCACTGCCAGACCTGCGCCGACGTCGTCCGCGAGTGCGCCGAAACCTGCCGCGACATGGCGTCGGCCTGA
- a CDS encoding ABC transporter permease subunit, producing MTWSVVAKKDFRDAVQSRALWALVAVFVLLSVLSTYAYVAVPEMFGEPGGATFGGLLFFTVGLTGLFVPLAAIVVCYKSLAGERELGSIKLLLSLPTNRLHVFAGKVVGRAAVLMVGLGVGLAVGLGFGSALLGTFDAAAALAFVAVTLCFAAVYAAIVVGLSATTGSTSRATTLALGFFVVFELFWDVVPVAVVYVTSGFSLPSSMPDWVYLVGQLSPSTAYFSAIVALLPGIADTAGAAADPSGVGVEGAPVEADPFYVTPEVGFVVLALWLVVPFLVGYYRFDGADL from the coding sequence ATGACCTGGTCCGTCGTCGCGAAGAAGGACTTCCGCGACGCGGTCCAGTCGCGGGCGCTGTGGGCGCTCGTCGCCGTCTTCGTCCTCCTGTCGGTCCTCTCCACGTACGCGTACGTGGCGGTCCCCGAGATGTTCGGCGAGCCGGGCGGGGCGACCTTCGGCGGCCTGCTGTTCTTCACGGTCGGGTTGACTGGCCTGTTCGTCCCGCTGGCGGCAATCGTCGTCTGCTACAAGTCGCTGGCCGGCGAGCGTGAACTCGGCAGCATCAAGCTGCTGCTCTCGCTGCCGACCAACCGCCTCCACGTCTTCGCCGGGAAGGTCGTCGGGCGGGCCGCCGTGCTGATGGTCGGCCTGGGCGTCGGCCTCGCCGTCGGCCTCGGGTTCGGGTCGGCGCTGCTCGGGACGTTCGACGCGGCCGCCGCGCTGGCGTTCGTGGCCGTGACGCTTTGTTTCGCCGCGGTGTACGCCGCGATCGTCGTGGGACTGTCGGCGACGACCGGGTCCACCTCCCGGGCGACGACGCTCGCCCTCGGTTTCTTCGTCGTCTTCGAGCTGTTCTGGGACGTCGTGCCCGTGGCGGTCGTCTACGTCACCTCGGGGTTCTCGCTGCCGTCGTCGATGCCCGACTGGGTGTACCTCGTCGGGCAGCTGTCGCCGTCGACGGCGTACTTCTCCGCGATCGTCGCGCTGCTGCCCGGCATCGCCGACACGGCCGGCGCGGCCGCCGACCCCTCGGGGGTGGGCGTCGAGGGTGCGCCGGTCGAGGCCGACCCCTTCTACGTCACCCCGGAGGTCGGCTTCGTGGTGCTGGCGCTGTGGCTCGTCGTCCCGTTCCTCGTCGGCTACTACCGGTTCGACGGCGCCGACCTTTGA
- a CDS encoding Lrp/AsnC family transcriptional regulator, protein MSTYELDDVDRQLLNLLQRDARYSAIELAEQIGVSDNTVHNRMDRLQEAGVLTGYTTSLDLDRVGLRLYFHFTCTASISERSTVAEQAMELPQVLEVTELMTGQENLQIKAVGVQDDDITHVAEQLDDLDLTINDENLIREEHVQPIDLVELGEMLDRVE, encoded by the coding sequence ATGAGTACCTACGAGCTGGACGACGTCGACCGGCAGTTGCTCAACCTGCTGCAGCGCGACGCCCGGTACTCGGCCATCGAACTCGCCGAGCAGATCGGCGTCTCCGACAACACCGTCCACAACCGGATGGACCGCCTCCAGGAGGCCGGCGTCCTCACCGGCTACACGACCTCCCTCGACCTCGACCGGGTGGGACTGCGACTGTACTTCCACTTCACGTGCACCGCCAGCATCAGCGAGCGCTCGACGGTCGCCGAGCAGGCCATGGAGCTCCCGCAGGTCCTCGAGGTCACGGAGCTGATGACCGGCCAGGAGAACCTCCAGATAAAGGCCGTCGGCGTCCAGGACGACGACATCACCCACGTCGCCGAGCAGCTCGACGACCTCGACCTCACCATCAACGACGAGAACCTCATCCGCGAGGAGCACGTCCAACCCATCGACCTCGTCGAACTGGGCGAGATGCTCGACCGGGTGGAGTAG
- a CDS encoding ABC transporter ATP-binding protein, with translation MAAIEIVGLTKRFGDVVAVNDLELTVQEGEIFGFLGPNGAGKSTTIDILLDFVRPTSGTVRVLGHDAQAEGEAVRRKTGVLPDAYHVYDRLSGRRHLEFVVEMKDADEDPEALLERVRIADAADRKAGGYSKGMRQRLVLAMALVGDPDLLVLDEPSTGLDPNGAREMREIIREENDRGTTVFFSSHVMEQVEAVCDRVAIVDRGELVAVDTIEGLRDATDTGEVLYVYVEDLDDSVVEQVARIDGVRSAAREDGRLRVSVVDASKFAVLHAIDAEVTPVRDFSVLESSLEDLFVRYTNDVQEVRE, from the coding sequence ATGGCTGCCATCGAGATCGTCGGCCTGACGAAGCGGTTCGGCGACGTGGTCGCGGTCAACGACCTGGAGCTCACCGTCCAGGAGGGGGAGATCTTCGGGTTCCTCGGGCCGAACGGCGCCGGGAAGTCGACGACGATCGACATCCTGCTGGACTTCGTCCGGCCGACCTCGGGGACGGTCCGCGTCCTCGGCCACGACGCCCAGGCCGAGGGCGAGGCGGTCCGCCGGAAGACGGGCGTGCTGCCGGACGCCTACCACGTCTACGACCGGCTGTCGGGGCGGCGGCACCTCGAGTTCGTCGTCGAGATGAAGGACGCCGACGAGGACCCCGAGGCGCTGCTCGAACGGGTGCGGATCGCGGACGCGGCCGACCGGAAGGCCGGCGGCTACTCGAAGGGGATGCGCCAGCGGCTCGTCCTCGCGATGGCGCTGGTCGGCGACCCCGACCTGTTGGTCCTCGACGAGCCCTCGACGGGGCTGGACCCCAACGGGGCCCGCGAGATGCGCGAGATCATCCGCGAGGAGAACGACCGCGGGACGACGGTGTTCTTCTCGAGCCACGTCATGGAGCAGGTCGAGGCCGTCTGCGACCGCGTCGCCATCGTCGACCGGGGGGAGCTGGTCGCCGTCGACACCATCGAGGGGCTGCGCGACGCCACCGACACCGGGGAGGTCCTCTATGTCTACGTCGAAGACCTCGACGACTCGGTCGTCGAGCAGGTCGCCCGCATCGACGGCGTCCGGAGCGCCGCGAGGGAGGACGGCCGCCTCCGGGTGTCGGTCGTCGACGCCTCGAAGTTCGCGGTACTGCACGCCATCGACGCCGAGGTGACGCCGGTCCGCGACTTCTCGGTGCTGGAGTCCTCGCTGGAGGACCTGTTCGTCAGGTACACGAACGACGTCCAGGAGGTCCGGGAATGA
- a CDS encoding ArsR family transcriptional regulator, which yields MEGAPFIVYNLGVGLLTGLGVVYFLALERTEVGFRRSLFVTTAGLVLFLVGGPVAEVLAPRFVHWVHGTAAVLVVVGLYDPLERDLRREVWSELLLDEPARIRQPPEWMLPIDDAILQLFHTSELVLTPSIVAYNIEYSREEVNRRLAELEERGYVERVERGKYRVTALGRQYIESPVSYGLTGRLRSLWRPRT from the coding sequence GTGGAAGGCGCCCCTTTCATCGTCTATAACCTCGGCGTAGGGCTCCTCACCGGCCTGGGCGTCGTCTACTTCCTCGCGCTCGAGCGGACCGAGGTCGGCTTCCGCCGCTCCCTGTTCGTCACCACGGCGGGGCTCGTCCTCTTCCTCGTCGGGGGGCCGGTCGCCGAGGTGCTCGCCCCGCGGTTCGTCCACTGGGTCCACGGAACCGCGGCGGTGCTCGTGGTCGTCGGCCTGTACGACCCCCTCGAGCGCGACCTGCGCCGGGAGGTGTGGTCGGAGCTGCTGCTCGACGAGCCGGCCCGGATCAGACAGCCGCCGGAGTGGATGCTGCCGATCGACGACGCCATCCTCCAGCTGTTCCACACCTCGGAGCTGGTGCTCACGCCGTCCATCGTGGCCTACAACATCGAGTACAGCCGCGAGGAGGTGAACCGCCGCCTCGCCGAACTCGAGGAGCGCGGCTACGTCGAGCGCGTCGAGCGCGGGAAGTACCGGGTGACGGCGCTGGGCAGGCAGTACATCGAGTCGCCGGTCTCCTACGGGCTCACCGGGCGGCTCCGGTCCCTCTGGAGGCCGCGGACGTAG
- a CDS encoding HalOD1 output domain-containing protein has product MSKTSPIQTAARSTSRSEAVTEAVVHAVADEEGVSPLQLEPLATVVDPDALNSLYSGDRPGAKLEFAYHGYRVHVDTDGRVALDELES; this is encoded by the coding sequence GTGAGCAAGACATCCCCCATTCAGACAGCAGCCCGTTCCACGTCCCGGTCCGAAGCGGTCACCGAAGCCGTCGTTCACGCTGTCGCCGACGAGGAGGGAGTCTCGCCCCTCCAGCTCGAGCCCCTCGCGACCGTCGTCGACCCGGACGCCCTGAATTCCCTCTACTCCGGCGACCGTCCCGGCGCGAAACTGGAGTTCGCCTACCACGGCTACCGCGTGCACGTGGACACCGACGGCCGGGTCGCACTCGACGAACTCGAGTCCTGA
- a CDS encoding TRAM domain-containing protein, which translates to MELEWLGIGAVALVVLAVLVVALRRRSSDERASRRAHEAAQKREPPVAIGGTYELGVTEFTDHHSGSRVAVGKVEGFVVFTEDVPASVDVGDAIRVRVTSFNRGETSADATFLETL; encoded by the coding sequence ATGGAGCTCGAGTGGCTGGGAATCGGGGCAGTCGCCCTCGTCGTTCTCGCGGTTCTGGTGGTGGCGCTGCGGCGTCGGTCGTCGGACGAGCGGGCGTCGAGGCGGGCCCACGAGGCGGCCCAGAAGCGCGAGCCGCCGGTCGCCATCGGCGGCACGTACGAACTCGGCGTCACGGAGTTCACCGACCACCACTCCGGGTCGCGGGTAGCGGTCGGGAAGGTCGAGGGGTTCGTGGTGTTCACCGAGGACGTCCCGGCGTCCGTCGACGTCGGCGACGCCATCCGCGTCCGGGTGACGTCGTTCAACCGCGGGGAGACCTCGGCGGACGCGACGTTCCTCGAGACGCTCTGA